The Mobula birostris isolate sMobBir1 chromosome 14, sMobBir1.hap1, whole genome shotgun sequence genome includes a region encoding these proteins:
- the klhdc8a gene encoding kelch domain-containing protein 8A isoform X3, translating to MDNCFNPMSVPSTRSFHWQSLAPLAVGRVYCSPVESGGQLYLIGGCDESGSPMNICEVYSPEADQWTTLPPMPTVRAGVAAAPLGKRILVIGGMGVQRSPLSTVEMYNVEEGKWEKRNSLCEAAMGVSVIVKDGQVYAVGGMGSDTHPQARLQQYDIASDIWHTLPPMPTPRYAASSFLQGGKIYVFGGRQAKNPVTAFEVFDTEARSWAKFPSIPCRRSFSSYVMTEESFLALGGLQQARGYRKPKFVRTVEVFDIEQGSWIKTTRRLNMKTKRADFVAAYLQGRVIVAGGLGQNQQEMELGMLISAQPKIQGGR from the exons ATGGACAACTGCTTCAATCCCATGTCCGTGCCCAGCACCAGGTCATTCCACTGGCAGTCCCTGGCACCCTTGGCCGTCGGTCGAGTCTACTGCAGCCCTGTGGAGAGTGGGGGACAACTCTACCTCATCGGGGGCTGTGATGAGAGCGGGTCCCCCATGAACATCTGTGAAGTCTACTCTCCAGAAGCTGATCAGTGGACCACCCTGCCACCGATGCCCACAGTAAGAGCAGGCGTGGCTGCGGCTCCCCTGGGGAAGCGGATCCTGGTGATTGGCGGCATGGGAGTTCAGCGGAGTCCCCTCTCTACGGTGGAGATGTACAACGTGGAAGAAGGCAAGTGGGAAAAGAGGAATTCCTTGTGCGAAGCTGCCATGGGTGTCTCCGTGATTGTCAAAG ACGGCCAGGTGTACGCAGTGGGTGGAATGGGGTCGGACACGCATCCACAAGCCCGCCTGCAGCAGTACGACATCGCGAGTGACATTTGGCACACGCTTCCTCCCATGCCCACGCCCAGGTACGCAGCCAGCAGCTTCCTCCAAGGCGGAAAGATCTACGTGTTTG GTGGGAGGCAAGCAAAAAATCCAGTCACCGCCTTTGAAGTCTTTGACACCGAGGCAAGGTCGTGGGCCAAGTTTCCCAGCATCCCCTGCCGGCGATCCTTCTCGAGCTACGTGATGACTGAGGAGAGCTTCCTGGCTCTGGGAGGCCTCCAGCAGGCTCGGGGCTACAGGAAGCCCAAGTTCGTCAGGACCGTGGAGGTGTTTGACATTGAGCAGG GAAGCTGGATAAAGACAACACGTCGCTTAAACATGAAGACTAAGAGGGCCGACTTTGTGGCTGCGTATCTCCAGGGAAGGGTCATTGTGGCTGGAGGACTGG
- the klhdc8a gene encoding kelch domain-containing protein 8A isoform X2, translating into MDNCFNPMSVPSTRSFHWQSLAPLAVGRVYCSPVESGGQLYLIGGCDESGSPMNICEVYSPEADQWTTLPPMPTVRAGVAAAPLGKRILVIGGMGVQRSPLSTVEMYNVEEGKWEKRNSLCEAAMGVSVIVKDGQVYAVGGMGSDTHPQARLQQYDIASDIWHTLPPMPTPRYAASSFLQGGKIYVFGGRQAKNPVTAFEVFDTEARSWAKFPSIPCRRSFSSYVMTEESFLALGGLQQARGYRKPKFVRTVEVFDIEQGSWIKTTRRLNMKTKRADFVAAYLQGRVIVAGGLVVGDPAQSSPRQGRDDKGILGWVHGLQRRLELKAYDAP; encoded by the exons ATGGACAACTGCTTCAATCCCATGTCCGTGCCCAGCACCAGGTCATTCCACTGGCAGTCCCTGGCACCCTTGGCCGTCGGTCGAGTCTACTGCAGCCCTGTGGAGAGTGGGGGACAACTCTACCTCATCGGGGGCTGTGATGAGAGCGGGTCCCCCATGAACATCTGTGAAGTCTACTCTCCAGAAGCTGATCAGTGGACCACCCTGCCACCGATGCCCACAGTAAGAGCAGGCGTGGCTGCGGCTCCCCTGGGGAAGCGGATCCTGGTGATTGGCGGCATGGGAGTTCAGCGGAGTCCCCTCTCTACGGTGGAGATGTACAACGTGGAAGAAGGCAAGTGGGAAAAGAGGAATTCCTTGTGCGAAGCTGCCATGGGTGTCTCCGTGATTGTCAAAG ACGGCCAGGTGTACGCAGTGGGTGGAATGGGGTCGGACACGCATCCACAAGCCCGCCTGCAGCAGTACGACATCGCGAGTGACATTTGGCACACGCTTCCTCCCATGCCCACGCCCAGGTACGCAGCCAGCAGCTTCCTCCAAGGCGGAAAGATCTACGTGTTTG GTGGGAGGCAAGCAAAAAATCCAGTCACCGCCTTTGAAGTCTTTGACACCGAGGCAAGGTCGTGGGCCAAGTTTCCCAGCATCCCCTGCCGGCGATCCTTCTCGAGCTACGTGATGACTGAGGAGAGCTTCCTGGCTCTGGGAGGCCTCCAGCAGGCTCGGGGCTACAGGAAGCCCAAGTTCGTCAGGACCGTGGAGGTGTTTGACATTGAGCAGG GAAGCTGGATAAAGACAACACGTCGCTTAAACATGAAGACTAAGAGGGCCGACTTTGTGGCTGCGTATCTCCAGGGAAGGGTCATTGTGGCTGGAGGACTGG TTGTCGGCGACCCAGCTCAGAGCTCGCCCAGACAAGGAAGAGATGACAAAGGCATTCTCGGCTGGGTCCACGGACTACAGAGACGGTTGGAGCTCAAAGCGTACGATGCACCGTGA
- the klhdc8a gene encoding kelch domain-containing protein 8A isoform X1 — protein MDNCFNPMSVPSTRSFHWQSLAPLAVGRVYCSPVESGGQLYLIGGCDESGSPMNICEVYSPEADQWTTLPPMPTVRAGVAAAPLGKRILVIGGMGVQRSPLSTVEMYNVEEGKWEKRNSLCEAAMGVSVIVKDGQVYAVGGMGSDTHPQARLQQYDIASDIWHTLPPMPTPRYAASSFLQGGKIYVFGGRQAKNPVTAFEVFDTEARSWAKFPSIPCRRSFSSYVMTEESFLALGGLQQARGYRKPKFVRTVEVFDIEQGSWIKTTRRLNMKTKRADFVAAYLQGRVIVAGGLGDQPAVLSSAEALNPVKNRWEKLPPLPTARCTCSSIVFKNHLFVIGGVSQGPSNAVEALSLTDS, from the exons ATGGACAACTGCTTCAATCCCATGTCCGTGCCCAGCACCAGGTCATTCCACTGGCAGTCCCTGGCACCCTTGGCCGTCGGTCGAGTCTACTGCAGCCCTGTGGAGAGTGGGGGACAACTCTACCTCATCGGGGGCTGTGATGAGAGCGGGTCCCCCATGAACATCTGTGAAGTCTACTCTCCAGAAGCTGATCAGTGGACCACCCTGCCACCGATGCCCACAGTAAGAGCAGGCGTGGCTGCGGCTCCCCTGGGGAAGCGGATCCTGGTGATTGGCGGCATGGGAGTTCAGCGGAGTCCCCTCTCTACGGTGGAGATGTACAACGTGGAAGAAGGCAAGTGGGAAAAGAGGAATTCCTTGTGCGAAGCTGCCATGGGTGTCTCCGTGATTGTCAAAG ACGGCCAGGTGTACGCAGTGGGTGGAATGGGGTCGGACACGCATCCACAAGCCCGCCTGCAGCAGTACGACATCGCGAGTGACATTTGGCACACGCTTCCTCCCATGCCCACGCCCAGGTACGCAGCCAGCAGCTTCCTCCAAGGCGGAAAGATCTACGTGTTTG GTGGGAGGCAAGCAAAAAATCCAGTCACCGCCTTTGAAGTCTTTGACACCGAGGCAAGGTCGTGGGCCAAGTTTCCCAGCATCCCCTGCCGGCGATCCTTCTCGAGCTACGTGATGACTGAGGAGAGCTTCCTGGCTCTGGGAGGCCTCCAGCAGGCTCGGGGCTACAGGAAGCCCAAGTTCGTCAGGACCGTGGAGGTGTTTGACATTGAGCAGG GAAGCTGGATAAAGACAACACGTCGCTTAAACATGAAGACTAAGAGGGCCGACTTTGTGGCTGCGTATCTCCAGGGAAGGGTCATTGTGGCTGGAGGACTGG GTGACCAGCCAGCTGTCCTGAGCTCAGCCGAAGCCTTGAACCCAGTGAAGAACCGGTGGGAGAAGCTGCCGCCCTTGCCCACCGCCCGCTGCACCTGTTCCAGCATCGTCTTTAAGAACCACCTCTTTGTGATTGGCGGTGTGTCGCAGGGCCCCAGCAACGCCGTCGaagctctctccctcacagactccTAA